A single SAR324 cluster bacterium DNA region contains:
- a CDS encoding helix-turn-helix domain-containing protein, protein MYQATILALPYSLSSCITGLMDVLCATGIDWNLPQQFMQKSAFDVKIVSLDGQPVKCINRMPIIPHCSLGEISDTDLIFIPSMGLHLRRDSQVSQYVLPWLHEHFEKGASIAGLCTGSFILAETGLLDGKDATTHWACAQQFQERYPQVRLHPERIMTDAGRLFCSGGNYACFDLAFYLIEKFCGYETAASCAKTFVLDLDRTSQNPYVIFRAQKSHKDQEILAVQEWLEVHYANIITLEEVANRAAMSTRNFKRRFKKATGDSLVVYLQRLRVDAAKKELENFQKSIEEIGYALGYENIGFFRKLFKRYTGLSPNHYRQKLKNRQISNLAPILT, encoded by the coding sequence ATGTACCAAGCGACAATTCTGGCGTTACCTTATTCGCTGTCTTCATGCATTACCGGACTCATGGATGTTCTGTGTGCTACTGGAATTGACTGGAACCTGCCACAACAGTTCATGCAAAAATCCGCATTTGATGTGAAAATTGTTTCCCTGGATGGTCAACCCGTCAAATGTATCAACCGGATGCCCATTATTCCTCATTGTTCTTTGGGGGAAATTTCTGATACAGATTTAATTTTCATACCCAGCATGGGATTGCATTTACGGCGAGATTCTCAAGTCTCCCAATATGTCCTGCCATGGTTGCATGAGCATTTTGAAAAAGGTGCCAGCATTGCCGGCTTGTGTACCGGAAGTTTTATTCTGGCTGAAACAGGATTGTTGGATGGTAAAGACGCGACAACCCACTGGGCCTGTGCGCAACAATTTCAGGAAAGGTATCCACAGGTCAGACTCCACCCGGAAAGAATCATGACGGATGCCGGCAGACTTTTTTGTTCCGGAGGAAACTACGCGTGTTTTGATCTGGCTTTTTATCTGATTGAAAAATTTTGCGGTTATGAAACAGCCGCGTCCTGTGCCAAAACTTTTGTGCTGGATCTCGACAGAACGTCCCAAAACCCGTATGTGATTTTTCGTGCCCAAAAGTCTCACAAAGATCAGGAAATTCTAGCGGTTCAGGAGTGGTTGGAAGTTCATTACGCGAACATTATCACGTTGGAGGAAGTGGCAAATCGTGCGGCAATGAGTACCCGGAATTTCAAGAGGCGTTTCAAAAAAGCCACGGGTGATTCGCTTGTTGTCTATCTTCAACGATTGAGGGTCGATGCCGCAAAAAAAGAACTGGAAAACTTTCAAAAAAGTATTGAGGAAATCGGGTATGCTCTCGGCTATGAAAATATCGGATTCTTTCGTAAACTATTCAAACGCTACACGGGTTTATCGCCCAACCATTACCGACAAAAATTAAAAAATCGCCAGATTTCGAATCTTGCTCCTATTTTAACGTAA